One Bifidobacterium crudilactis genomic region harbors:
- a CDS encoding glycoside hydrolase family 13 protein: protein MTGTFISEQHSEEWWKQAVVYQIYPRSFKDTTGSGLGDIAGITSKITYLKQLGVDAVWLSPFYPSELADGGYDVADYRNVDPKLGTMSDFDELARSAHEQGIKVVVDIVPNHSSDQHPWFQEALKSEPGSPARERYIFRNGRGEHGELPPTQWISSFGSPAWTRVADGQWYLHMFAKEQPDFNWKNPEIREDFLTTLRFWSDHGADGFRIDVAHGLAKDLDRDDLDRWSINNDTLPDDGSHPLYDRDDVHEIYREWRKVFNEYQPPRFAVAEAWVNPKRQYLYSSPDELGQIFNFEFAKKNWVRDELHEAIEDGIAQAERSGSTSTWVMSNHDVPRHVSRYGLPQVPARQHHRIATDWLLRNGNSYVEDRELGTRRARAAILLELALPGSTYIYQGEELGLPEVPDIPWERLEDPEAQGTSRTDLVKGRDGCRVPLPWVADDAPIIEGQSSPAGSISRFGHIDEQTGKGSFGFSPRKGSDGKTVSAEPHLPQPDWFARYAVDTEESDDNSMLSLYRKALELRHEHQTSDAALTWLEDFDRPSSSHDGADGQAGGAIAYRRANGWTNITNFSDHDIALPQGDVLLASGPLHNGRLPQDTSVWLLLR, encoded by the coding sequence ATGACAGGAACCTTCATCTCCGAACAGCACTCGGAGGAATGGTGGAAGCAGGCCGTCGTCTATCAGATCTATCCGAGATCCTTCAAAGACACCACCGGTTCGGGACTCGGCGACATCGCAGGCATCACCAGCAAAATCACCTATCTGAAGCAACTTGGCGTGGACGCCGTCTGGCTCTCGCCGTTCTACCCTTCCGAACTCGCCGACGGCGGATACGATGTCGCCGACTATCGCAACGTCGACCCTAAACTCGGCACGATGTCGGACTTCGACGAGTTGGCCAGATCCGCTCACGAGCAAGGCATCAAGGTGGTTGTCGACATCGTCCCCAACCATTCCTCCGACCAGCATCCGTGGTTCCAGGAGGCACTGAAGTCAGAGCCGGGCTCCCCTGCCCGCGAGCGCTACATCTTCCGCAACGGCCGTGGCGAACATGGAGAGCTTCCCCCGACGCAGTGGATCAGCAGCTTCGGCTCCCCTGCGTGGACGAGAGTGGCCGACGGTCAGTGGTACCTGCACATGTTCGCCAAGGAGCAGCCCGACTTCAACTGGAAGAATCCCGAAATCCGCGAGGACTTCCTGACCACGCTGCGTTTCTGGAGCGACCACGGCGCCGATGGATTCCGCATCGACGTCGCACACGGCCTGGCGAAGGATCTGGACCGCGACGACCTCGATCGTTGGAGCATCAACAACGACACCCTCCCCGACGACGGCAGCCACCCGCTCTATGACCGCGACGACGTTCATGAGATCTACCGCGAATGGCGCAAAGTCTTCAACGAATATCAACCCCCACGCTTCGCCGTGGCGGAAGCTTGGGTGAACCCCAAGCGGCAGTATCTGTATTCCAGCCCCGACGAACTCGGACAGATCTTCAACTTCGAATTCGCGAAGAAGAACTGGGTGCGCGACGAACTTCACGAGGCCATCGAGGACGGCATCGCCCAGGCCGAACGCTCCGGCTCGACCTCCACATGGGTGATGAGCAACCATGACGTGCCTCGCCACGTATCACGCTATGGTCTGCCGCAGGTGCCAGCACGACAGCATCACAGAATCGCCACCGATTGGCTGCTGCGCAACGGCAACTCCTACGTCGAGGATCGTGAACTCGGCACACGCAGGGCCAGGGCCGCGATTCTGCTCGAGCTTGCCCTGCCCGGGTCGACGTACATCTATCAGGGTGAGGAGCTCGGCCTTCCCGAAGTTCCCGACATCCCTTGGGAGCGTTTGGAGGACCCCGAAGCACAGGGCACCTCACGCACGGACCTGGTCAAGGGCCGCGACGGATGCCGCGTCCCCCTGCCATGGGTGGCGGACGACGCTCCGATCATCGAGGGGCAGAGCTCTCCCGCAGGAAGCATTTCACGGTTCGGCCATATCGACGAGCAGACCGGGAAAGGGTCCTTCGGCTTCTCGCCGAGAAAAGGCTCCGACGGGAAAACCGTAAGCGCAGAGCCTCATCTACCGCAACCCGACTGGTTCGCCCGCTATGCGGTCGACACTGAGGAATCCGACGATAATTCCATGTTGTCGCTGTATCGCAAGGCTCTGGAACTGCGACATGAGCATCAGACCTCCGACGCCGCATTGACATGGCTCGAGGACTTCGACCGCCCTTCAAGCTCGCACGATGGTGCGGACGGACAGGCCGGAGGTGCTATCGCCTATCGCCGTGCCAACGGATGGACGAATATCACCAACTTCAGCGACCACGACATAGCCCTTCCGCAAGGGGATGTGCTGCTTGCCTCCGGCCCGCTCCACAACGGTCGACTTCCGCAGGACACCTCCGTTTGGCTGCTCCTTCGCTGA
- a CDS encoding PPK2 family polyphosphate kinase has translation MTKHRENRSADREHTDHLLQEIDEQEHARATGNLHHQAQVQLHSMVKRSKELSSIWKSDPEELLRFRRGMRLTEIDTSSTLGFPGNKADGRRFIDLSSEDLMSLQHLLYANGAVGSKRRLLLILQGMDASGKGGIVKHVFSQVNPMGIHYHGFGAPTALELQHDFLWRVRRELPKAGWMAVFDRSQYEDIVMPRIFGTYPESVWRGRYQTVRDFEQHLVDDGCAVIKVFLATSKEAQRKRFLKRLDDPTKHWKFAESDLDARDRWPEYMDAWQEVFEETSTPDAPWYVVPADRRWYSRAVVSELLRSRLQGMQLQWPKASFNLNEARRRLKAESSEA, from the coding sequence ATGACGAAACATCGGGAGAATCGTTCTGCGGACCGGGAACATACGGATCACCTGCTTCAGGAGATCGATGAGCAGGAGCATGCGAGAGCAACCGGAAATCTGCATCATCAGGCACAGGTGCAACTGCATTCGATGGTGAAGAGGTCCAAGGAACTGAGCTCCATCTGGAAAAGCGACCCGGAAGAGTTGCTGCGTTTTCGCCGGGGGATGCGTCTGACCGAAATCGACACGTCGTCCACCCTCGGATTTCCGGGCAACAAGGCCGATGGTCGAAGGTTCATCGATCTGAGCTCGGAAGACCTCATGAGCCTTCAGCACTTGCTCTACGCCAACGGTGCCGTGGGATCGAAACGAAGACTGCTGCTGATTTTGCAGGGTATGGATGCCTCGGGCAAAGGCGGAATCGTCAAGCATGTGTTCAGCCAGGTCAACCCTATGGGCATTCACTATCATGGGTTCGGCGCGCCGACCGCTTTGGAATTGCAGCATGATTTTCTATGGAGGGTGAGACGCGAACTGCCCAAGGCCGGATGGATGGCGGTCTTTGATCGTTCTCAGTATGAGGATATCGTGATGCCGCGTATATTCGGCACCTACCCTGAATCCGTCTGGCGCGGTCGCTATCAGACTGTCCGTGATTTCGAACAGCATCTGGTCGATGACGGTTGCGCGGTGATCAAGGTGTTTCTGGCCACGAGCAAGGAGGCGCAACGCAAGCGTTTCCTCAAGAGGCTGGACGACCCGACCAAGCATTGGAAATTCGCGGAAAGCGACTTGGATGCTCGTGATCGTTGGCCTGAATACATGGATGCGTGGCAGGAGGTGTTCGAGGAGACCTCGACGCCGGACGCTCCATGGTATGTGGTACCTGCCGATAGGCGCTGGTATTCGCGGGCCGTGGTTTCCGAATTGTTGCGCTCGCGGTTGCAGGGCATGCAGCTGCAGTGGCCGAAAGCCAGCTTCAACCTCAACGAGGCCAGACGTAGGCTCAAGGCCGAGAGTTCAGAGGCTTGA
- a CDS encoding Lrp/AsnC family transcriptional regulator, with the protein MDDSRNAAAKQRELDAADHQILNALVADGQSTLSQLSQSIGLSVSAVQSRIQKMERLGVVKQYRAIVDYEKVGLGIAAYIAVTPLDYSEEDSIPTKLRGIDGIVSCYSVAGAPSFMLFVRVSSPRALENLLTLIHQTVPVATQTTIVLQPYFEGEEPEIGNAARV; encoded by the coding sequence ATGGACGATAGCAGGAATGCGGCGGCGAAGCAGCGTGAACTGGATGCCGCCGATCATCAGATACTCAACGCGTTGGTCGCCGACGGGCAAAGTACGCTCTCGCAGCTCTCGCAATCCATTGGGCTGTCCGTTTCGGCAGTGCAATCCCGTATTCAGAAAATGGAACGCTTGGGTGTGGTCAAGCAGTATCGTGCGATTGTGGACTACGAGAAGGTCGGACTCGGCATTGCGGCCTATATCGCCGTCACGCCACTCGATTATTCCGAAGAGGACTCGATTCCCACGAAGCTGCGAGGTATAGACGGCATCGTGTCATGCTATTCCGTGGCGGGTGCACCGAGTTTCATGCTCTTCGTCAGGGTCTCCTCGCCAAGGGCGCTCGAAAACCTCCTGACGCTGATTCATCAGACGGTCCCCGTCGCCACGCAGACCACAATCGTGCTCCAGCCGTATTTCGAGGGCGAGGAACCGGAGATCGGCAATGCCGCCCGAGTCTGA
- a CDS encoding pyridoxal phosphate-dependent aminotransferase, protein MAIQLASMRLSRTAMMTPRSGIRNVFDEAGKIDDVISLAIGEPSHTAAAGVAKAGEYAIEAGDTHYTDVLGSDEFRERAADYERTARDLVYDPETEICAVPGATYGLFLSMRVLLDPGDEVIVCTPAFPAYDAQILLCGATPVHVQLKPEHQMHYAAEDIQEAITPRTRAIILNSPGNPSGAVTSYEELAEVAQLCIENNLWAVSDEVYHPFVYEESMRSAPSIASVPGMHDRTVVVESMSKSFGMTGWRIGYLLAPEDFIERASEIAESLHSSVNTPALRAATQALSHPHQDIVSRRADAMTKRALVLEGLKDSSKLSTVKPEGALYVLVDVSATGLSDEEFSEGLLRETHVAVVPGAAFGDMTRRFVRVSYAGEGEEIEEGIRRMKSFAQSL, encoded by the coding sequence ATGGCCATTCAGCTCGCATCAATGAGATTGTCGCGCACCGCGATGATGACACCCCGCTCGGGTATACGCAACGTGTTCGATGAGGCAGGCAAAATCGACGACGTGATTTCCCTTGCCATCGGAGAACCGAGTCACACGGCCGCCGCAGGGGTTGCCAAAGCAGGCGAATATGCCATAGAAGCGGGGGACACCCATTACACGGATGTGCTCGGCAGCGACGAGTTCCGAGAGCGCGCCGCCGATTACGAACGGACGGCCAGGGATCTGGTCTACGACCCGGAGACGGAGATTTGTGCGGTTCCGGGTGCGACCTATGGTCTGTTCCTGAGTATGAGGGTTCTGCTCGATCCGGGTGACGAGGTCATCGTCTGCACCCCGGCTTTCCCTGCTTACGACGCGCAGATACTGCTGTGCGGTGCGACACCCGTACACGTGCAGCTCAAGCCCGAGCATCAGATGCATTACGCGGCCGAAGACATTCAAGAGGCCATCACGCCCCGTACAAGGGCCATCATCCTCAATTCGCCCGGAAACCCCTCCGGCGCCGTGACTTCGTATGAGGAACTTGCCGAGGTCGCGCAGCTGTGCATCGAGAACAACCTATGGGCGGTCTCCGACGAGGTCTACCACCCCTTCGTCTATGAGGAGTCTATGCGCAGCGCTCCCAGCATCGCATCGGTTCCCGGTATGCACGACCGTACCGTCGTCGTGGAAAGCATGTCGAAGTCCTTCGGCATGACCGGATGGCGCATAGGCTATCTGCTGGCTCCGGAGGATTTCATCGAGAGAGCTTCGGAAATCGCCGAATCCTTGCACTCCTCCGTCAACACGCCGGCCTTGAGAGCCGCTACGCAGGCACTGTCGCATCCCCATCAGGATATCGTGTCCCGGAGGGCGGATGCCATGACGAAAAGAGCTTTGGTCCTCGAAGGTCTGAAGGATTCCTCGAAGCTGTCCACGGTCAAGCCGGAAGGCGCGCTCTACGTTCTCGTCGACGTCAGTGCGACCGGACTGAGCGACGAGGAATTCAGCGAAGGGCTGTTGCGTGAAACCCATGTGGCCGTAGTGCCCGGAGCGGCGTTCGGCGATATGACGAGACGTTTCGTCAGAGTGTCCTATGCGGGTGAGGGCGAGGAGATCGAGGAGGGAATTCGTCGTATGAAGAGCTTCGCGCAATCCCTGTGA